Proteins encoded by one window of Anaerosalibacter sp. Marseille-P3206:
- a CDS encoding metal ABC transporter substrate-binding protein, protein MMKITKRALLFSIILSVILMSGCSTDEKSNGSNIEDKINIAVSIVPQETFVRAVGGDKVDVITMIPPGKSPGNFAPTPDIMEKFSEANIYFTIGVPTEKASILPKVGEFNKDVKIVDMADEVSKVYSERKFESGDRDPHIWLSPKRAKVMVQIIAKELSTIDPSNKDFYESNAEKYISELDEVDAEIKNSLSSLEKKTFICYHPAFGYFADDYGLQMIALEHEGKEATIEDFQKTIDFAKKEGIKIVFYQAEIDSKQSSTLATEIGGKAEIIEPLSPKYIDNLKTMAETFKKAMEVN, encoded by the coding sequence ATGATGAAGATTACTAAAAGGGCTTTACTGTTTTCTATTATTCTTTCTGTTATATTGATGTCTGGATGTAGTACAGATGAAAAAAGTAATGGTTCAAATATAGAAGATAAAATTAATATTGCTGTTTCTATAGTACCACAGGAGACATTTGTAAGAGCAGTTGGTGGAGATAAAGTTGATGTTATAACTATGATTCCACCTGGGAAAAGTCCAGGAAACTTTGCACCTACTCCAGATATTATGGAGAAATTTAGCGAGGCTAATATATATTTCACTATAGGTGTACCTACTGAAAAGGCAAGTATACTTCCTAAGGTAGGGGAATTTAACAAGGATGTAAAAATAGTAGATATGGCAGATGAAGTTTCAAAAGTTTATAGTGAAAGAAAATTTGAATCTGGAGATAGAGATCCACATATTTGGCTTTCTCCAAAGAGAGCAAAAGTGATGGTTCAAATAATAGCAAAAGAACTTTCAACAATAGATCCTTCTAATAAAGATTTTTATGAAAGCAATGCAGAAAAATATATTAGTGAACTAGATGAAGTTGATGCTGAAATTAAGAACTCTTTATCTTCCTTAGAGAAAAAGACATTTATATGTTATCATCCTGCTTTTGGTTATTTTGCAGATGATTATGGACTTCAAATGATAGCTCTTGAACATGAAGGAAAAGAAGCTACTATAGAAGACTTTCAAAAGACAATAGATTTCGCCAAGAAAGAGGGAATAAAGATTGTATTCTATCAAGCTGAAATAGATAGCAAACAATCAAGTACTCTTGCAACAGAAATTGGTGGAAAAGCTGAAATCATAGAACCACTTTCACCAAAATATATAGATAATCTTAAAACAATGGCAGAAACTTTTAAAAAAGCAATGGAAGTGAATTAA
- the glmS gene encoding glutamine--fructose-6-phosphate transaminase (isomerizing), which produces MCGIVGYIGDKHAIELLTCGLEKLEYRGYDSAGVAFIDENKLKIVKSKGRLNNLEEKLEVSPKHSHIGIGHTRWATHGEPSDINSHPHQNKKGNIAVVHNGIIENYLEIKEELIKKGYEFVSETDTEVIPYLIDMYYEGDLKESVIKAIKRLKGSFALGIMSLDEPDKLIAVRKDSPLIIGIGQGENFIASDIPAVIDWTREIYILENGEMAELTKDNVILMDFDGNPIEKEVYKVTWNIDEAQKGGYDHFMLKEIFEQPKVLKDTLFPRIGNDGRIRLDDIDTNSLDIENIEKIYIVACGTAYHAGLVGKKLIEKYAKIPVITDVASEFRYNNPFIDEKTLLIVVSQSGETADTLAALRLAKKKKAKTLAICNVVGSSIAREVDYILYTWAGPEIAVASTKAYTTQVVLLALLALYIADVRKTIDEDEYKKALEVLNSIPDDVEKILRSKSKLEDIASHLYKSRDIFYIGRGLDYYVAMEGSLKLKEVSYIHSEAMAAGELKHGTLALIEKDTPVIALATQDYLYDKVISNIKEVKARGAYTIAIAKEGNNEIEGVADLVIYIPDVINELAVPLAIIPLQLIAYYVAIQRGCDVDKPRNLAKSVTVE; this is translated from the coding sequence ATGTGTGGAATAGTGGGATATATAGGTGATAAACATGCAATAGAATTATTGACTTGTGGGTTAGAAAAACTAGAATATAGAGGATATGATTCAGCAGGTGTAGCTTTTATAGATGAAAATAAACTAAAAATAGTTAAATCAAAAGGAAGACTTAATAATTTAGAAGAAAAGTTAGAAGTATCACCAAAACATAGTCATATAGGGATAGGTCATACAAGATGGGCAACCCATGGAGAACCTTCAGATATTAATTCTCATCCTCATCAAAATAAAAAAGGTAATATTGCAGTCGTTCACAATGGAATTATTGAAAATTATTTAGAAATAAAAGAAGAACTAATTAAAAAAGGATATGAATTTGTATCGGAAACAGATACTGAGGTTATTCCTTATTTAATAGATATGTATTATGAAGGAGATTTGAAGGAATCAGTAATAAAGGCAATAAAAAGATTAAAGGGATCTTTTGCACTGGGAATTATGTCTTTAGACGAACCAGATAAGCTTATAGCAGTGAGAAAAGATAGTCCATTAATAATAGGTATTGGACAAGGGGAAAACTTTATTGCTTCAGATATACCAGCAGTAATTGATTGGACAAGAGAAATATATATTTTAGAAAATGGTGAGATGGCGGAGCTTACTAAAGATAATGTAATTTTAATGGATTTTGATGGAAATCCTATAGAAAAGGAAGTATATAAAGTAACTTGGAATATAGATGAAGCACAAAAAGGTGGTTATGACCACTTTATGTTAAAAGAGATATTTGAACAGCCAAAAGTGCTTAAAGACACATTGTTTCCTAGAATAGGAAATGATGGAAGGATAAGACTAGACGATATAGATACTAATAGTTTAGACATAGAAAATATTGAAAAAATATATATTGTTGCTTGTGGTACAGCATATCATGCAGGACTTGTTGGAAAAAAACTTATAGAGAAATATGCAAAGATACCTGTAATTACAGATGTTGCTTCGGAATTTAGATATAATAATCCTTTTATAGATGAAAAGACATTACTTATAGTGGTAAGCCAATCAGGAGAAACTGCAGATACACTAGCCGCATTGAGATTGGCAAAGAAAAAGAAAGCAAAGACATTAGCAATATGTAATGTAGTAGGAAGTTCTATAGCTAGGGAAGTTGATTATATATTATATACTTGGGCAGGTCCAGAAATTGCTGTTGCTTCAACTAAAGCCTATACAACTCAAGTAGTATTATTAGCTTTGCTTGCACTTTATATTGCTGATGTAAGAAAAACAATAGATGAAGATGAATATAAAAAAGCATTAGAAGTATTGAACTCTATTCCTGATGATGTAGAAAAAATACTTAGAAGTAAATCTAAACTTGAGGATATAGCTTCACATTTATATAAAAGCAGGGATATATTCTATATAGGTAGAGGACTTGATTATTATGTAGCTATGGAAGGAAGTTTGAAATTAAAAGAAGTATCCTATATTCATTCAGAAGCTATGGCAGCAGGAGAATTGAAACATGGTACTTTGGCTTTGATAGAAAAAGATACACCAGTTATAGCTTTGGCAACCCAAGACTATTTATATGATAAGGTGATTAGCAATATAAAGGAAGTAAAGGCAAGAGGAGCATATACAATAGCTATAGCAAAAGAGGGGAATAATGAAATTGAGGGTGTAGCTGATTTAGTTATATATATACCCGATGTGATAAATGAATTAGCTGTACCATTAGCTATTATACCATTACAACTTATTGCCTATTATGTGGCAATACAAAGAGGTTGTGATGTAGATAAACCAAGAAATTTAGCTAAATCAGTAACAGTAGAATAA
- a CDS encoding metal ABC transporter ATP-binding protein, with protein sequence MNAIEIEDLSVDFNNINVLKDINLTIEDKEFVAIIGPNGGGKTTLLKTILGLVKPKRGKIKIYGSKPLDKSRSIGYVPQFTKFEKTFPIDVFDVVLMGRLKSNIKFFHRYSKEDIEYAKNIMNMLDIFELKDRQIGQLSGGQLQRVLIARALCTEPKLLLLDEPTASLDEQSKNNIYSILRELNKKMTILIVTHDGGFVFSYIDKIACLNQKLFYHGEPELNKDIIDKVYGCPVDAIAHGDIPHRVFRNHEGEL encoded by the coding sequence ATGAATGCAATAGAAATAGAAGATTTAAGCGTTGATTTTAATAATATAAATGTTTTGAAGGATATAAATTTGACTATTGAGGATAAAGAATTTGTTGCAATTATAGGTCCCAATGGTGGAGGAAAGACCACTCTACTGAAGACAATTTTGGGACTTGTTAAACCTAAAAGAGGTAAAATAAAAATATATGGAAGTAAACCTTTAGATAAAAGTAGGTCTATAGGATATGTGCCTCAATTTACAAAGTTTGAAAAGACATTTCCTATAGATGTTTTTGATGTGGTTCTTATGGGGAGATTAAAATCTAATATAAAGTTTTTTCATAGGTACTCAAAAGAAGATATTGAATATGCAAAGAATATTATGAATATGTTAGATATATTTGAACTAAAAGATAGGCAAATAGGACAGCTTTCAGGTGGGCAGTTACAAAGAGTACTAATTGCACGTGCTCTTTGTACTGAGCCAAAACTTTTACTATTAGACGAACCAACTGCAAGTTTAGATGAACAATCTAAAAACAATATATATTCAATACTTAGAGAATTAAACAAAAAAATGACTATATTGATAGTAACTCATGATGGAGGATTTGTTTTTTCCTATATTGATAAAATAGCCTGTTTAAATCAAAAGTTGTTTTATCATGGAGAACCCGAGCTCAATAAAGATATAATAGATAAGGTCTATGGTTGTCCAGTAGATGCTATAGCTCATGGGGATATACCTCACAGAGTATTTAGAAATCATGAGGGGGAACTTTAG